The following proteins are encoded in a genomic region of Arcobacter cloacae:
- a CDS encoding phosphate-starvation-inducible PsiE family protein: MRKRIISFFSDKLYIELSIAAILFLIALALDMLMDFIIYMLYFIIFLEIVRAVVNYIREQRVTMSLLVDAFIILALREFIVNVVKVNKEELTTFEAIFSSAVNYNLLILSGVIIFLLIVRYLSVISSQRYIFKDEEKVD, encoded by the coding sequence ATAAGTTATATATAGAATTATCAATAGCTGCAATACTATTTTTAATAGCTTTGGCTTTAGATATGCTAATGGACTTTATTATTTATATGCTTTATTTTATTATATTTTTAGAAATAGTAAGAGCAGTTGTAAATTATATAAGAGAGCAAAGAGTAACCATGAGTTTATTGGTCGATGCTTTTATAATATTGGCTTTAAGAGAGTTTATAGTAAATGTTGTAAAGGTAAATAAAGAGGAATTAACAACCTTTGAAGCGATATTTTCAAGTGCTGTAAACTATAATCTTTTGATTTTATCAGGAGTTATTATATTTTTATTGATTGTAAGATATTTATCTGTTATCTCTTCTCAAAGATATATTTTTAAAGATGAAGAAAAAGTTGATTAA